The genomic window CAGCCGGTGCGGACCCAGCAGCCAGAGATCGCCGGGCCGCGTGACGGGAATGGTCGGTGGCTCCGGCGCCGGTGCATCGGGATCGCCAGCGGCAACAGGTTCATCCCCGCCGCCTTCGGCCAGCAGCCGGTCGAGTGCCGCCTGGTCGAAGCCGATCAGGCCGATGTCGAATTCGTCTGCGCGCAGCTCCCGCAGCTCGGCGGCGAGCAGGCTCTCGTCCCAGGTCGAATTCAGTGCCAGTTGGTTGTCCGCCAGCCGGAAGGCCTTCGCCTGCGCTTCGGTGAGGTGGCCGAGCCGGATGGCGGGAACCGCATCGAGCCCGAGCGCCTTCGCGGCCAGGACGCGACCATGGCCGGCGATTAGCACGCCGGCATCGTCCACCAGCACCGGCACGTTGAAGCCGAACTCGGCGATCGACGCCGCCAGCTGCGCCACCTGCTCGGTGGGATGCATGCGTGCATTGGCGGCGTAGGCCGCGAGCGATGCCACCGGCATCATCTCCATCTGAAGGTCAGGCCGCATCGGCGGTGGCCTCCATGCGTGCTGCGGCGACGGCCTCGTAGTCGCGCCCATCATCGGCCAGAGTCACCGGCAGCTCGGGGTGCAGCATGCGCCACCGCGCCACGGCCAAGTCGACATAGGCCGGTGCCAATTCGATCGCGCGCACGCGGCGGCCGGTGCGTTGGCCGGCCAGGATGGTGGTGCCCGAGCCGCCGAAGGGCTCGAACACGACGTTGCCCTCGTCGGTGTATGCCCGCATCAGGAACTCCGGCAGCACCACCGGGAACACCGCAGGATGCTCGGTCTCGATGCCGCGGCCCTTGTGCCGGGTCAGGCGCAGCACGTTGTCGGGGATCCGGAAGTCCTGCACCGGCAGGCCAGCATGCTGGTATTCCGAGATGGTGCCGTCAGCGGCGCGAAGGCCGCTGCCCTTGTTCGGCGTGCCAGCCCATTTGCAGGGCACGATCTTGTTCGCCTGGCGTGCCTGGCGGTTGAAGTGGAAGACGAACTCGAAGGCGGGTGCGAGGCGGCCATTCCAGTCGCCAGGCAATCCAGGGCCCTGGTCCCAGGTGTAAAGGCCGAACCGGCGCCAGCCGCGGGCGCGCATCCAGTCGAGCCAAGCGGCCCAATACGGGATCCATTCGCTGTCGCGGTGGATCAGCCCGAGATTCACCAGCACCTGGCCATCGGGCCGCATGGCCACGTCGAGATGCTGGAACACTCCGTGCATCAGGGCATCCCAATCGGTGCCGCCGCCGGTGGTGTAGTCCCGCTGGTTGCCGTAGGGCGGCGAGGTGAAGAGCAACGCGGCGCGGTCGTCGCCCACCACGCGCGCCACGCTGGCGGCGTCGGTGCTGTCGCCGCAGAGCAGGCGGTGGTCGCCCAGCAGCCACAGATCGCCGGGGCGGGTGACGGCCTGGCGCGGCGGCTCGGGCTCGGCGTCCGCAGGGTCCTCCGCCGGCGCATCGTTGCCAGGGGCGTCGCCGCTGGCAATGGCCGGGCTGGCAAGCGCCCCGTTGCCAGGGTCCGTTGCCACTGGCTCCATGCTGGCCAGCAACCGGTCAAGCTCACCGGTGTCGAAGCCGGTGAGCGCCAGGTCGATGCCGCCCATCTCCTGCAGCTTGGCGACCTCCGCCGCCAGCAGCGCCTCATCCCAGCCGGCGTTCAGCGCGATGCGGTTGTCCGCCAGGCGGTATGCGGCCTTTTGCGCGTCGGTCAGGCCTGCGCGGGTGATCGTGGGGACGGTCTCCAGGCCCAGGGATTTCGCGGCCTGCAGCCGGCCGTGCCCGGCAATGACCTCGCCGCTCTCATCCACCAGCACCGGCGCCACGAAGCCGAATTCCAGAATGCTGGCCGCGATCTGCGCCACCTGCTCGGCGGAATGCGTGCGCGCATTGCCGGCATAGGGCAGCAGGGAGGCGATCGCGCGCGCCTCGACGGCGCTCGCAGACCATGGGGCCTGGGGCATGCGCACCTGCTGAAATCGATGATGGTGGTGAGGAACGCCGCCTGGGGAGCCTGGCAACACGGCGCCGTGGCAACGTCGTAAAATGGCCTGGCGCTAGCGACCTTGCGCGCTTCCGCCCCCCGCATACAGCGGGGCCAGGAAGGACCCTACGGCTCGAGAGCCACAGTCTGGATCGAGTCGCAGCGTG from Roseococcus microcysteis includes these protein-coding regions:
- a CDS encoding site-specific DNA-methyltransferase gives rise to the protein MPQAPWSASAVEARAIASLLPYAGNARTHSAEQVAQIAASILEFGFVAPVLVDESGEVIAGHGRLQAAKSLGLETVPTITRAGLTDAQKAAYRLADNRIALNAGWDEALLAAEVAKLQEMGGIDLALTGFDTGELDRLLASMEPVATDPGNGALASPAIASGDAPGNDAPAEDPADAEPEPPRQAVTRPGDLWLLGDHRLLCGDSTDAASVARVVGDDRAALLFTSPPYGNQRDYTTGGGTDWDALMHGVFQHLDVAMRPDGQVLVNLGLIHRDSEWIPYWAAWLDWMRARGWRRFGLYTWDQGPGLPGDWNGRLAPAFEFVFHFNRQARQANKIVPCKWAGTPNKGSGLRAADGTISEYQHAGLPVQDFRIPDNVLRLTRHKGRGIETEHPAVFPVVLPEFLMRAYTDEGNVVFEPFGGSGTTILAGQRTGRRVRAIELAPAYVDLAVARWRMLHPELPVTLADDGRDYEAVAAARMEATADAA